Genomic segment of Cataglyphis hispanica isolate Lineage 1 chromosome 23, ULB_Chis1_1.0, whole genome shotgun sequence:
GAATAACGTAGAATATTTTCATAGGGGTTGttcgcaataatataattttaacatattttttaggaagagaaaaaaacatacttcgttgaaaaatgtttttttctacaaattgcacgattattcgataaaatattttcatctttataattccatatttttcaCACGCACATTATTATAGTCGCAATTAAGAACgatcttatataattcttgattaaaaaattagtatcGCAAGTCTTGATTATTCATCATTCTGTCAGATGATCATCAGCGAATCGAGCTAATCTGGCATAGTCAAGGCAGATCTTTTACGAGGCAGATACCGGTAATCCTGTTACAGTCTGATAATCGTCTTTGTCGATATCGCGATTCATTCAATCTTTTAAGAACAATTTCGAcagctttataatatatggttGCGAGAAACTCCCAAAAATTAagatctctttttaattaattatattattattatttattaagaagtactctgtaatttataaagtcaacaaaatctatatttacatGGAAAAGAGAACATATGCGAAGAAGAGAGCATTTGCTACggttatgattaaaaaatatcaaatgattAAACTTTTCTATCTGTCACCGATAGCATCGTACGCAAAGTCACTAACATCAGGAAGTGGAAAATGATCGTTCAGTCACACTCTGATAACGTTTATACCGATCATCAATTGCCGGTGCGGTAGAAGCACTAATTGAGCCAGTTACGATTTAATTACTTCAACGGCTTGACCACGTAATTAGGCGATACTCTCAAGATTATctcgagaatataaaaaacgaGTGCATTGTACGCGCGCGAGAGCACAGTATtcgtttatcattaaaaaacatattaaattaaagatatttttcaataatttcaaaatttaacgattaaaattaaatttctacaaCTACATATGTAgagttttaacaaaatttagtgCAGAAATATTCCTCAATTAATTCGATTTACAGTTAATCTCGGAATTAGACGAAAGAATCTGTTAGGCTTGGATTTGACCGGAAACTTGTCGGAATCGCTTCTCGATCTTCCGCAATACGTATACACatcaagataaattttctgtGCATTTTTTCGCGCGAATCATTCGTCATAgtgaataatgattattaacgAGTTCCACGCTTtagttaatgataataaatgcgCCGCGCTAACTAGCAGCGTGCTCCCATTACCAAGTGTTCCGAGATTCAGCGCCGTAACGATGGccagtttaattaattcattacacGCACTTGCTTGTTCttatctttcctttttctagTAGATACGGAAATTCGAATCGCTCATTGCGCTCTGAAAATTCCTTACACGAATGCTACAAGCGCAGGATTTTCATACGAATCACACGTCATTGAAGTCTCTACTATAATTGAATtcgaattaatttgattaattgcaattattaaattacgagTAAAACAATAGCAtcacatgtataaatattacacatatgtgtaaaatatattatgtcgtatataattaataaatttcatcacacataaaaaaaaaccattaaatcgaaaataagataaataaaaataagaaatggaAAGAATCTTACTATTTGACAATTATTCGAATTAATGAAAAGCTCAATGtttgtcaaattaattttacaaaaatttacattcggagaacgcaaaataataaatgcgaaaaatattgaataatttttctgcgCTTTTAGcatacaacaatttttttactgacAATGAGACCATATTTTATTCCAGGTGAGAactatgcaaaatttaaattccaattataaaaatatttggactGTTACGCAAGATATCTctcaaataataaagagaataacAGGATGAATTGTGTAATTAATGAGTTAGTTCGCACTAGCATTTTGCGCCCATAATAATCTGTTTTCATAGCGAGAGAGagttttatacttatttttaaataagtcaCATCCTCTGGGAATTTAAATCTCAAatattctttgttttataCTCGTaagtataatgttatatatatatatatatatatatattatcatcggtatttttattgatcgcgtaatattttttttctatgccgGAGGGATTCGCCAAGCCATTTTTCACGCAGGAAGGAAACGAGCGTCCGAACGGCGCGATATCCGCGTTTATCGGAAAAGAATACGTTAACGTATTTGCGCGGAAACAATCAGATCGTGAGTGAAAGGTCCGCGTGTTGTTCCTTTCGTCGACCTCGAACGTCGCATTATAACCGCATACCGGCAATGTAGGTGATACGGCTCTATCACGAACCCTTTGTAATCCGGAAGTCTCGAGATATCGCGGCGGCGAGTGTGAAAAACGTGAAAGGTGAGCCAGATTTTCCCAGATTTTACGCCTATAATAGTCGCGCGCGTTTAAGCGAACGTAGTCGGAAGTCGATCCCATGAGATACGGCGAAGAAATCTATCCGTTAATGACATACACGAGACTAGTGTAATTAAAACTGGGTTAAATAGTTTCGCGTATTTAGGTAAGTGTTCCCAGCGTGTGGAAAAAAAGTGTTTGCAAGCAACGACAATTAAAAtctcagagaaaaaaaaactagctttataaattttattcacgtggaattattagaaaaaaaaacgaatattcTTTGCTATAATATATTCGCGCTTCGTCCTTCATGAATATTCTTCTGAACGACACCCGCGATGTCTCTCGTAATATTATCGGCCTTGACACATCGTGGCTTTCtcgatacaaaattattttttaaaaataaaaaaataaatgttttgcgTGTTTCGTGTCAACTCTTCCCAGTCGAGTGTTGAATGTGGAAAGGCATCTTCAAATTCCTTCTCGACTGCTGAAACGATTAACATCGCGAACACGCGATGTTTCTTCCGATGTTTCTTCGACAATCGAATAATATGCCTTACGTTGAAGACTCAACCTACTTTGCTTCTACCTGTTCGCGTTCCTGTCCAGGATTACGAATTGCATCGCTGCAATCACGCCGCGCATGATGCACGATACGCGTTCGCGAGAAATCGTGCGAGATGTGGGCGTGTTAACATGACCAAACTCGTGAGACCGGCAAAAACTCGGAAAGTCCGGTCGCAATGCTGTGAGATGTTGAAACGGAAATGCGGCGCAACGCGTACTGCGTATAGGTGGTAAACAATTATTCATATGCATATAATGCGTGCATGATACATCGATccgtcaagaaaaaaaaaaaaattgatttttaaccgataagaaaaatcaatacgcaaatattcagatataattgggatattagaaatatttcataaattatacttattatacatatataggaggagagaaatataacacatctctttaatttaattcttttgaaattattttataaaatagaaagagattgTAAAAGCAAGatttgctttattaaaaaattttgtcataaatatataaaattatttttcaaaaaattacaaaagagcCTCTGGCTGTCGAAAGGTTATTGGGCCAGTTGGTGATATGTGGTTGCGAGAGCTTAACGATAGCCATGGAAAATCGCTGCAAGAAAAGTCGGTGTAACCAGCGCTCGAGAACGCCTCGTTGAACATATCCAAGCCCATAGAACGAACCCGTTACGAGTCAACGGCCGGAGTGTTACGCGCGATACGTGTCTTCAGCCCGATCTCGCTATCGATAACCACGCACCTTACGGTGCACGAATTCCTGTGGGTTTTGATGACAGCTATTCCAGCTGAtgtatcgattaaaatttactgTTCACCTATTCGAAATTTTACGTGcctatttcaaaaatttacctatcgtgattattattaatagtctGAATCAAAAGTCCGAAAATCGAGAACAGATTGCACCAtgcaaagagaaattatacatgaaattattgattggtatttgtaaatttaattagaagattaaaaaaagaaaattctcaaaatCTCTCTGCTTGACTTCTCCGAACCTGTttctattacataaaaaataatttttaatagatattacgtaattatattgcgCAAGCATTAAGAAATTGACtgtttgattttttctcttaaagttCGATTACGCGGAACTTTTTGGATCAAAATCTAATGCAACTACGATCGGTTTCGATATCACTAAATACTTTACTCTCTAAAATCCTCTATAgtgtgtttatttaatatataaatcaaaatattttattttatatttgtgtaaaataaattaaaacttctGTTGtaaactttcaaaaaaaatgtagtaaaATTTAGCTcagataacaaataatatttgcacatCTAAGTTAATGCTTTTCGATACTGTTTATAACGCAAAGTATCATATCGATTTCTCTTCTCGCAGATTTTGAAGGTTCATTGTCGCACGATCTAACGAATGATTTCCTTCGCTCGTATATGGAGAGAAATGGATCATGCTCGTCGTTACCGTGACGATTGACCGTGTATGGCATAATAAACTTGCAAAGAAAAACGCAACGCCTTCTAAGAAATCTAACTACTCTATAATTTCACGATTGtatgaataaatcaatttagaaaagaatatGTACATAACGTTTACGCCAAATGTTTACAGTTAAGGCAAAAGATTTTCCGACGATAACATTACGTTGGAATTTTCACCGGCTCAAAATTAATAGAACGttacgagaaaaaataaaacacacgGAATCGCATGCTCCGTTTCTTCAAATACACAGACGAGACGAAAGCGggaaaataagagaatataatgCTGACAATGAGCGAGAATGGCCGGATGGTATTTCGCGTTTGTGAAATGGCCTGTCCCAAGGCTCCACGAAGGGAGGCGCGAAAGGCATTATAATGAAAAGCGACATAATTGCGAGAGAATGCACAAGCCGAGTTGCGACACGTTTCGAAATCACGCGTGTACTCACGCGCGCCCAAAGGAATTGGCGCTTTCTCTAAGAGGATGCGCTCCCTGCATCTATCTGCGTTATGACATGTGTTATAATGACATCCATACTATTCGCAGAACTTTGTATatacgaataatatatttttttcatctttcataaattattaaaattatcaattttttttcagtaacgCTTTTGTCTTCAgcatttatcgattttaattctACTTTGTCACATTTTGTAATCAGTACTTAAGTCTTTTGGttttatcagaatatttttataaacattgttatattttaagaaattgatttaaaaattcatttttattttaaacatctttttacatttattaatttaattctctttttcgcgagcaattttttctttagttaattgcttttaagatttaaatgttatttatatgaaagtttattaatatatatatatatatatatatatatatatatatatatatatatattttcgtcgGTACATTATgacatatgttataatatccATGCTACTCGCAAAATTAGAGtctgtgtaaaaattatattgtacatatataatttttgttttaaaaaaacatatatataattttcacctttcataaattattaaaattaaaattatcaaaaaaattattagaattattttttatatttcaatttttagatgCAATTCCGAAGGAGATGTTGCTGCTGCTTGCAAGCGCGCTCGTCGTCGCGGCGACGACGTCCGCCTGCCCGTGGGCGCAACACGTGGTGGATCTCGAGAGCTCGTGCATCTGCGACAACAATCTAGCTGGAGAGCTCTCGGTGCAGTGCGACATCGTCGATTATGAGCAGCTGTTGTCGACGATGCGACGTTATGCCACCAAAGCGTCAATCGATCTCTTCTACATCAACAACAGTACGATCGGCGTCTTGAGGAACGACTCATTCGCCAATCTGAGAATCAACAACATGCAACTCTCCGGCTGTCGCATCAGGAGCATCGAGCCGGAAGCTTTCAAGGGTCAGGAGCACTACATGAAAAGTCTGAATCTTAAGGATAACGAGCTCACGGAGCTCCCCACCGCCACTTTGAAGACTCTGAAGAATCTTACCGTGCTCGATCTCTCGATGAATAAGATCACGAGGGTGAATGACAACGCCTTCGTTGGCACCAAGCTCATCACGTTGAAGCTCTCCGACAACGAGGTCACTCTCGCTCCAGGATCGTTCCGCGGCCTGGAGAGGACATTAAAGAATCTCAACCTCAAGGGAACGCGGCAGAAGAAGGTGCCGGAGGCGCTCAGAGGTCTGAAGACCCTGGCCTTTCTCGATCTATCGCAGAACAGTATTCGCGAGCTTCCGGGCACATCCGGAACCAAAGCTTTCGACGGTCTCGATTCCCTCACGGGATTGAATCTCGAGAGAAATCTGATTCAGAATATCGGCCCGGATGCGTTCTATGGCATCAGGAACACTTTGAGCTCCTTGAGTCTGTTGAACAATCTCATCCCAGATTTCCCTACAGCCGCTATCAACAGCGTCCACGACCTGAgagtaagaaataaaaaattgtaaaaaatcctaaaatccgcaaagttttaaattttcaaagaaaatttatacaaaaaattataaattattaataaggcTTAGTCGTCTTCTCTTCACCAgttcataaatataagaaatggttggaatttttttccgcAGTTATTTCGACTATTTCGACTTACTAGCATACTTCTTTTTGAGAATTATTTACTGCTTGTActgactaattttttttatgatagcGATCAAGCTATATTATTCCCGATGAAATGATTGAGCTATTCTCCAGGTGCTGGACATCGGATTCAATTTGATTACCGAACTACCGGTCAACGCCTTTCAAGGCAACCCGTCAATCACGCTGCTGGCGATCGACGGTAACCCGTTGTCCACGGTCCCGGAAGAGGCGCTCGCTCGGCTGAACGGTACCCTACGCGGCCTAAGTCTGGGCGGGCGATTTCTCGTCTGCGATTGTCGGCTACGATGGATCGTCGATTGGATCAAGACGCGAGATCTACAGGTCACCAGTCGCGAACGCAAGCCACAATTCTGCGGGAGTCCGCAGCATTTGCAGGACAAACGCTTCTACAACATCGATCCTGAGGGTAAATCCTGCGCGCAATGTTcgcttgaaaattaattaattttataggaaaattcttaatatttttaattcagaaattttaattttcttaatgcatcgaatattaaattattccaattttaaaattaactttgatttatataaataaataaaatatataaatatacaaagcaAAAAGTCGattctaagaaaattaatattcaatgttgagaaatattacatatatttgaaagattataaaaatcaattgcaGATATGAGTTGCGAGCGACTACCGGAAATAATCGGAATCGGAACTGTGGAGAGCGTGGACACCAGAGAGCCAACAGAAATGGTAGCTGATGGGGATGTCAGTAGCCATCTTCCAACCGTTCGATCTACAATTTCCACTACCGAATTAATCACCAGCACATTGTCTACGACCACAGTAGCAGTGTTGTCGTCGACCGAGCAAAAGAGAACGATATCATCCTCGACTTTCGTCCCGACGACTCGACCGACCGTTGCGCGAACCGGAAATGTCGTGGTTGTAAGAACCACCCCATCGCCACCGAAGTTGCAGGAACAGATGCAACAACATCAACCGAGACCGCCATTGGTCTTGGGATCGCCATTGTACAAATCAAAGTCGAATGAAAATATCATTGTAAAAGATGTTCTCAGACAAGATAACGCTGTCATTATATATTGGGATACTGAAGCAACCAATATTCTGGGCTTTAGAGTGATCTATCGATTGTTCGGAGATAACAGTTTCAAACAGGCACCGCCGCTTGAAGCCAGCGAACGAGAGTTCAAGATCAAGAATGTGCCTTTACaggtagaaaatatatcttattattaagaaattgatatccagagaaatataatgaaatggtgaaaaaatcgatatcttgattaagatatcgatttttatatacgattttaTAAACGCGTGCggcgattttatatattatataatataaaatatgtattatatattatacatatataatatatatatatatatatatatatatatatatattataatatataaaatatgtataacatataaaactatgttatatataaatatattttatataatttttatattatgcacaGTCTTAGTAaagtattttcaataaattgtattgaGACAAGCTACTCGACGTTCGCGAATTAAAAAGCAcacaaagttaaaaaaatattcattaatttaaattgaaaaagagtatataaagagctttataataaattacgataattaaaatattcttcaataatatgtataataaaataataataaggtatattcttaatttcctCTGTAGAGAGATTTAAttcaaatcataatttatttagagtatgaaatttttatccaaGTTACTTTTTAATCTCGCAGGAGTGTATCGTGGTTTGCGTGGTCTCGCTGGAAGAGACCAATATCACACCAGCG
This window contains:
- the LOC126857924 gene encoding vasorin, with amino-acid sequence MNAIPKEMLLLLASALVVAATTSACPWAQHVVDLESSCICDNNLAGELSVQCDIVDYEQLLSTMRRYATKASIDLFYINNSTIGVLRNDSFANLRINNMQLSGCRIRSIEPEAFKGQEHYMKSLNLKDNELTELPTATLKTLKNLTVLDLSMNKITRVNDNAFVGTKLITLKLSDNEVTLAPGSFRGLERTLKNLNLKGTRQKKVPEALRGLKTLAFLDLSQNSIRELPGTSGTKAFDGLDSLTGLNLERNLIQNIGPDAFYGIRNTLSSLSLLNNLIPDFPTAAINSVHDLRVLDIGFNLITELPVNAFQGNPSITLLAIDGNPLSTVPEEALARLNGTLRGLSLGGRFLVCDCRLRWIVDWIKTRDLQVTSRERKPQFCGSPQHLQDKRFYNIDPEDMSCERLPEIIGIGTVESVDTREPTEMVADGDVSSHLPTVRSTISTTELITSTLSTTTVAVLSSTEQKRTISSSTFVPTTRPTVARTGNVVVVRTTPSPPKLQEQMQQHQPRPPLVLGSPLYKSKSNENIIVKDVLRQDNAVIIYWDTEATNILGFRVIYRLFGDNSFKQAPPLEASEREFKIKNVPLQECIVVCVVSLEETNITPANVPYNQCREVRTENSPTSNMDKITIAASAAICATIVVAVIIFVVANRRRARKLHTLHNIDQTKMGGPIAGLPVNCCSNVGPTPSPGGPLSSMATLSAYNAQKEWDQVSAYSNRSIPRPRIFPIDRQGSITRASCIDDVRSQVGHYSGKAARSIADGQSQHSFSNNSTRYFANTALASNLVNTRPELRQSRQSLAAASDRMSRSNFSSNHLPPHSSARRQRPRSRNRNLESNPPRPGSRYSLADSTHTLNNYDENNWTDHDMDIYMARNPTTRSGLVPL